The DNA segment GCCGAGGAGAGCGGGGAAGGAGAGGCCGGACTGGACTTCGGGCCGCTGCTCGCCGGGTTGAAGCCCGTGATCAGCAAGGCCGATCTCGCGATCTGCCACATGGAGACGCCCGTCGGGAGGCCCGAAGGACCGTTCGAGGGATACCCGGAGTTCCTGGTTCCGCCGCAGGTCCTGACCACCCTGAAGGACGTGGGGTACGACACCTGCTCGACGGCCTCCAATCACACCTTCGACCACGGACTGAAAGCGGTGCGGCGCACGCTGGACGCGATGGACGAGGTGGGCCTCGGGCACACCGGGTCGGCGCGGACGCCGGAGGAAGCAGAGCAGATCAACATCCGTGACGTCAACGGCGTCAAGGTCGCCCACCTCTCCTACTCCTGGGAGTCCTTCCTCAGCCCCGCTCCCGAGAAGGAGAGTTGGGCCTTCAACCGATCCAGTACGGGCGACGTCAAGAAGGCCGAGAAGCGGGCCCGCGACAAGGGCGCCGGGGTGGTGATCCTCTCCCTGCACTGGGGCCTGGATCATTACAACGAGCCGAGCGTCCCGCAGTTGGACATGGCCCAGCGGATCACCGAGGAGACCGGGGTCGACCTGGTGATCGGGCACCACGCCCACGTGGTGCAGCCGATCCAGAAGGTCAACGGCACCTGGGTCGCCTACGGCCTCGGCAACCAGGTGGCCCGGCACTCCTCGCCGACCGGCCTCACCGAGGAGGGGGCCATCGGCTGGTTCGAGTTCCGCGAGACCGCCGACGGCTGGGACGTCTCCGCCCGCTACCGCACGACGCAGGTGGACATCCCGCCCGAGATCGAGGCCGGGGAGAAGGCGATCGAGGGCGCGGTCGAGGACCTCCGTGTGGTGGACGTCCAGCAGGCGCTGGAGAACCCCGAAGGACTGTCCGACGACCGGATCGCCCGCTACCGGCTGGCCGAGAACCGCACGCGCGGCTTCCTCTACAACCGAGGAGCGCCGGGCGGTGACGGCCTGAAGCGGCTGTCGCTGGAGAAGTGACCAGGCCCACAGGAGAAGTGACCAGCCCCACACGCCCCTGCGTGCCGACGGATACAACCCTGTCGGCGTTCATCAGTCTTTTGTGTGACGGCGTCTCACAGCCGCGCGACAGCAGTGCTTCCTCCGGGCGCTGAGCACCCGCAGCGACCAAGGAAGAAGACCAGTGACATCGACCCCTGCCGCGCCCCTCGTGCCGATAGGCCGGCGGCGCAGCCGCAAACGCGCCGACATGCCGCTGCTGGGCGGCATCCGGCCGCCGATCGCGCTGCTGTGCGTGCTGATCCTCGCCCTCGCGGGCCTCACGGCCAAGGTGCTGGGGCCGGGCACGGAACCGGTCGTGCCGAAGGCGGTGCTCTCCTCGCAGCAGTATTTCGCCCAGGACGGC comes from the Streptomyces finlayi genome and includes:
- a CDS encoding CapA family protein, translating into MTFRKSLGIGRSVAVLAISAGLTVSCSSEAAQPQAKADGRSFTVAAAGDVLIHPELVEQAAKDAEESGEGEAGLDFGPLLAGLKPVISKADLAICHMETPVGRPEGPFEGYPEFLVPPQVLTTLKDVGYDTCSTASNHTFDHGLKAVRRTLDAMDEVGLGHTGSARTPEEAEQINIRDVNGVKVAHLSYSWESFLSPAPEKESWAFNRSSTGDVKKAEKRARDKGAGVVILSLHWGLDHYNEPSVPQLDMAQRITEETGVDLVIGHHAHVVQPIQKVNGTWVAYGLGNQVARHSSPTGLTEEGAIGWFEFRETADGWDVSARYRTTQVDIPPEIEAGEKAIEGAVEDLRVVDVQQALENPEGLSDDRIARYRLAENRTRGFLYNRGAPGGDGLKRLSLEK